The Buchnera aphidicola (Hyalopterus amygdali) genome has a segment encoding these proteins:
- the metR gene encoding HTH-type transcriptional regulator MetR, with translation MIEIKHLRTLQALKNSGSLSGAAIQLHQTQSAISHQFNELEKKLGFKLFIRKSNPIKFTIQGAILLQLSKEILPKIHEAIKNCKKNHQMNIKLAIECHSCIQWLTPALKTFRKKWPRVEVDFYSDVMFSPQPSLQQGKLDIVLTSEVLPRSNLFYMPMFDFEVRLVLSPHHNLVQKKQSILPEDLASEILMTYPVQRDRLDIWKLFLQPAGIIPIFKNVNNTLLLIQMVSAQMGVTALPHWVVYNFEKQGLIVTKKLGNGIWKRLYAAIRNGDQKELIIKNFIHSICLNAATHLKFIRDA, from the coding sequence ATGATCGAAATCAAACATCTTCGAACACTACAAGCTTTAAAAAATAGCGGTTCATTAAGTGGAGCAGCAATTCAATTGCACCAAACGCAATCAGCAATTTCTCACCAATTCAATGAGCTAGAAAAAAAACTAGGATTTAAATTGTTTATTAGAAAAAGCAATCCTATAAAATTTACAATACAAGGTGCAATTCTACTGCAGTTATCAAAAGAAATATTACCAAAAATTCATGAAGCAATTAAAAATTGTAAAAAAAATCATCAAATGAATATTAAACTAGCTATTGAATGTCACAGTTGTATTCAATGGTTAACACCAGCACTTAAAACATTTCGAAAAAAGTGGCCAAGAGTGGAAGTTGATTTTTATTCAGATGTCATGTTTAGTCCTCAACCGTCTCTTCAACAAGGAAAATTAGATATTGTATTAACTTCAGAAGTGTTACCAAGAAGTAATTTATTTTATATGCCTATGTTTGATTTTGAAGTACGTTTAGTACTATCTCCTCATCATAATTTAGTTCAAAAAAAACAAAGTATTTTACCAGAAGATTTAGCATCAGAAATACTAATGACATATCCTGTTCAGCGTGATAGATTAGATATATGGAAACTATTTTTACAACCAGCTGGTATTATACCTATTTTTAAAAATGTTAATAATACATTACTTTTAATTCAAATGGTATCAGCACAAATGGGCGTTACTGCATTACCACATTGGGTTGTATACAATTTTGAAAAACAAGGATTAATTGTAACAAAAAAATTAGGAAATGGAATTTGGAAACGTTTATATGCTGCTATACGTAATGGCGATCAGAAAGAATTAATTATAAAAAATTTTATTCATTCTATATGTTTAAACGCCGCTACTCATTTAAAGTTTATTCGTGATGCATGA
- the metE gene encoding 5-methyltetrahydropteroyltriglutamate--homocysteine S-methyltransferase, which translates to MLISNHTLGFPRIGLNRELKKAQEDYWSGNITYENLLSVGSKIRRGNWKKQKDAGIDYIPVGDFAWYDHVLTTSMMLGNIPDRHLNLNKEKDLDCLFRVARGAFPDISASEMTKWFNTNYHYIVPEFDKNRKLNFFWKQILHETDEALSLGYKVKPVILGPITYLWLGKVKGEKFDRLDLLKTILPIYKDILNKLSQRNVEFIQVDEPALVLDLPEKWKKAYLYAYEYLHGKNKILLTTYFDSIEHNLEYIRNIPIYGIHIDLIFGKYDLFNFNSKIPKEWMLSLGVINGRNVWRSDLMYWFKNISTITGFRKKLLIGSSCSLLHSPIDLKKENKLDQESKKWFSFAVQKCSELSLLSQALNTNNIDFIKEWSAPIHDRNFSKRVHKIEVEKRLSDVLNIKFKRLDCYEVRSQEQKKKFNLPIFPTTTIGSFPQTIEIRKLRSDYKKGLINYSAYEIGIKKHIQEVIKVQEELDIDVLVHGEAERNDMVEYFGEHLDGFVFTENGWVQSYGSRCVKPPIIIGDISRLKPITVKWSKYAQSLTKKPVKGMLTGPVTILFWSFPREDISLEKIAKQIALALHDEVLDLEKEKIEIIQIDEPALREGLPLRKSLWNEYLCWAVDAFRLSASGVKNSTQIHTHMCYCEFNDIMNSISALDADVITIETARSDMELLESFKLFKYPNEVGPGVYDIHSSNIPNVQSIIFLLSKAINYIPIDRIWVNPDCGLKTRNWNETILALKNMIYAAKKMRNKI; encoded by the coding sequence ATGCTTATTTCTAATCATACACTTGGATTTCCAAGAATAGGTTTAAATCGTGAACTCAAAAAAGCTCAAGAAGATTATTGGTCTGGTAATATTACATATGAAAATTTGTTATCTGTAGGATCAAAAATACGAAGGGGGAATTGGAAGAAGCAAAAAGATGCTGGAATTGATTATATACCTGTAGGAGATTTTGCCTGGTATGATCATGTATTAACTACCAGTATGATGTTGGGTAACATTCCTGATAGACATCTTAATTTGAATAAAGAAAAAGATTTAGATTGTTTATTTCGCGTTGCTCGTGGTGCGTTTCCAGATATTTCTGCTTCAGAAATGACTAAATGGTTTAATACTAATTATCATTATATAGTGCCAGAATTTGATAAAAATAGAAAATTAAATTTTTTTTGGAAACAAATTTTACACGAAACTGATGAAGCTTTATCTTTAGGATACAAAGTAAAACCTGTTATTTTAGGTCCTATTACATATCTTTGGTTAGGAAAAGTAAAAGGAGAAAAGTTTGATCGATTAGATTTACTTAAAACTATATTACCAATATATAAAGATATTTTAAATAAATTATCTCAACGCAATGTTGAATTTATTCAAGTTGATGAACCAGCCTTAGTATTAGATCTTCCGGAAAAATGGAAAAAGGCATATTTATATGCGTATGAATATTTACATGGAAAAAATAAAATATTATTAACAACTTATTTTGATAGTATTGAACATAATTTAGAGTACATTCGTAATATACCTATTTACGGTATTCATATTGATTTAATTTTTGGAAAATATGACTTATTTAATTTTAATTCTAAAATACCTAAAGAATGGATGTTGTCTTTAGGAGTGATTAATGGTCGAAATGTATGGCGATCTGATCTGATGTATTGGTTTAAAAATATTTCTACTATTACAGGTTTTCGAAAAAAATTATTAATTGGTTCATCTTGCTCTTTATTGCATTCTCCAATTGATTTAAAAAAAGAAAATAAATTGGATCAAGAATCTAAAAAATGGTTTTCTTTTGCTGTACAAAAATGCAGTGAATTAAGTTTATTATCACAAGCTTTGAATACAAATAATATAGATTTTATTAAAGAATGGTCTGCACCTATTCATGATCGTAATTTTTCCAAAAGAGTACACAAAATTGAAGTAGAAAAACGTTTATCTGATGTCTTAAATATTAAATTTAAACGTTTAGATTGCTATGAAGTACGTTCTCAAGAACAAAAAAAGAAATTTAATTTACCAATTTTTCCAACAACTACTATTGGTTCTTTTCCGCAAACAATTGAAATAAGAAAATTACGAAGCGATTACAAAAAAGGATTAATAAATTATAGTGCATATGAAATAGGAATAAAAAAACATATTCAGGAAGTCATAAAAGTACAAGAAGAATTAGACATAGATGTTTTAGTGCATGGAGAAGCAGAAAGAAACGATATGGTTGAATATTTTGGTGAACATTTAGATGGATTTGTGTTTACGGAGAATGGTTGGGTTCAAAGTTATGGTTCACGTTGTGTTAAACCTCCTATTATTATTGGTGATATTAGTCGTCTTAAACCAATAACTGTAAAATGGTCTAAATATGCACAATCTTTAACAAAAAAACCAGTAAAAGGCATGTTAACAGGACCTGTAACTATTTTGTTTTGGTCTTTTCCTAGAGAGGATATTTCATTAGAAAAAATTGCTAAACAAATTGCATTAGCATTACATGATGAGGTCTTAGATTTAGAAAAAGAAAAAATAGAAATTATTCAAATTGATGAACCTGCATTACGAGAAGGTTTACCTTTACGAAAAAGTTTATGGAATGAATATTTATGTTGGGCAGTTGATGCATTTCGTTTAAGTGCTTCAGGTGTAAAAAATAGTACACAGATTCATACGCATATGTGTTATTGCGAATTTAATGATATTATGAATTCCATTTCTGCATTAGATGCAGACGTAATTACAATTGAAACTGCTCGTTCAGATATGGAGTTACTGGAATCATTTAAATTATTTAAATATCCGAATGAAGTGGGTCCTGGAGTATACGATATTCATTCTTCAAATATACCTAATGTTCAATCAATAATTTTTTTATTAAGTAAAGCAATAAATTATATTCCTATAGATCGTATTTGGGTAAATCCAGACTGTGGTTTGAAAACTAGGAATTGGAATGAAACTATATTAGCATTAAAAAACATGATTTATGCTGCGAAAAAAATGAGAAATAAAATATAA
- the purH gene encoding bifunctional phosphoribosylaminoimidazolecarboxamide formyltransferase/IMP cyclohydrolase: MLLNYSIKNALISLSNKMHLLKISNMLLDKKINLFSTGGTAKILKKNKIPVIEVSKYTNFPEIMNGRIKTLHPKIIGGILGRRQQDEKCMKLYNILPMDIVIVNFYPFDKVSIQEKYNREKIIENIDIGGPTLVRSAAKNYKDVIIIVDLLDLESIIHLINNKAISLEKRFDLAAKAFEYTSNYEKEISKYFTKNKNFKSKYQKKLFPDKIKLNFIKKQNLRYGENQHQKSSFYIDKKELKSGTISSSYQIQGKDLSYNNICDADIALECVKEFSQPTCVIVKHGNPCGVAESTSLREAYLSAYHADPISAFGGIIAFNTLLDVETIEEIIKKQFVEVIIAPEIHPISLKILQNKKNIRVLICGKFKDNKKGLDFKRVTNGLLLQEYNRDKLDVNKLHVVTKRLPTKTELKNAIFSWKVAKFVKSNAIIYSLNKTTIGIGSGQTSRIDATKLANLKVKDRNYYNTIGATMASDAFFPFRDGVDSAALIGISCIIQPGGSIRDNEVIQSANEHNITMIFTHKRQFTH; this comes from the coding sequence ATGTTATTAAATTATTCTATAAAAAATGCTTTAATCAGCTTATCAAATAAAATGCATTTATTAAAAATCTCAAATATGTTATTAGATAAAAAAATTAATTTATTTTCTACAGGAGGAACAGCAAAAATATTAAAAAAAAATAAAATACCAGTTATAGAAGTATCAAAATATACAAATTTCCCTGAAATCATGAATGGAAGAATTAAAACATTACATCCTAAAATAATAGGTGGTATTCTAGGTAGAAGACAACAAGACGAAAAATGTATGAAATTGTATAATATACTACCTATGGATATAGTCATTGTTAACTTTTATCCATTTGATAAAGTCAGCATACAAGAAAAATATAATAGAGAAAAAATTATTGAAAATATTGATATTGGTGGTCCAACTTTAGTTCGATCTGCTGCTAAAAATTATAAAGATGTGATAATAATAGTAGATCTTTTAGATTTAGAATCAATTATTCATCTAATTAACAATAAAGCTATAAGTTTAGAAAAAAGATTTGATTTAGCTGCTAAAGCTTTTGAATATACTTCAAATTATGAAAAAGAAATTTCAAAATATTTTACAAAAAATAAAAATTTTAAATCAAAATATCAAAAAAAACTCTTTCCAGATAAAATTAAACTAAATTTTATAAAAAAACAAAATTTAAGATATGGAGAAAATCAACATCAAAAATCTTCTTTTTATATAGACAAAAAAGAATTAAAATCAGGAACGATTAGTTCATCATATCAAATACAAGGAAAAGATCTGTCTTATAATAATATATGTGATGCTGATATAGCACTAGAATGTGTAAAAGAATTTTCTCAACCAACATGTGTAATTGTTAAACATGGCAATCCTTGTGGAGTTGCTGAAAGTACTTCTCTTCGAGAAGCTTATTTATCTGCCTATCATGCAGACCCTATTTCAGCTTTTGGTGGAATTATTGCATTTAATACTCTATTAGACGTCGAAACAATTGAAGAAATTATTAAAAAACAATTTGTTGAAGTTATTATTGCTCCCGAAATACATCCGATAAGTTTAAAAATACTACAAAATAAAAAAAATATACGTGTTCTTATTTGTGGAAAATTTAAAGATAACAAAAAGGGATTAGATTTTAAACGAGTAACGAATGGATTGCTCCTACAAGAATATAATAGAGATAAATTAGATGTAAATAAACTTCATGTTGTTACAAAACGTTTACCTACTAAAACAGAATTAAAAAATGCTATTTTTTCTTGGAAAGTAGCTAAATTTGTTAAATCAAATGCCATTATCTATAGTCTTAATAAGACTACTATAGGAATAGGTTCTGGACAAACAAGTAGGATTGATGCAACTAAATTAGCTAATTTAAAAGTAAAAGACCGAAATTATTATAATACTATTGGTGCAACTATGGCTTCTGACGCTTTTTTTCCCTTTCGGGATGGTGTAGATAGCGCAGCTTTAATCGGCATTAGTTGTATTATTCAACCAGGTGGTTCTATTCGAGATAACGAAGTCATTCAATCTGCTAACGAACATAACATAACGATGATTTTTACTCATAAACGTCAATTTACGCATTAA
- a CDS encoding HU family DNA-binding protein: MNKTQLINMISKQSNLSKIQVKSTLETILSTIIESLKKGESVQIVGFGTFKVNLRASRTGRNPQTGQEIIIPATKVPSFISGKTLKNAIK; the protein is encoded by the coding sequence ATGAATAAAACTCAACTAATTAACATGATTTCCAAGCAATCTAATTTATCTAAAATACAAGTTAAATCAACCTTAGAAACAATACTATCAACAATCATTGAATCTTTAAAAAAAGGAGAATCAGTACAGATTGTTGGTTTTGGTACATTTAAAGTTAATTTACGTGCATCTAGAACAGGAAGAAATCCTCAGACAGGACAAGAAATTATTATCCCTGCAACAAAAGTTCCTAGTTTTATATCTGGAAAAACACTAAAAAACGCAATAAAGTAA
- the rpoC gene encoding DNA-directed RNA polymerase subunit beta', with product MKDLLKFLKAQTKTEDFDAIKISLASPDMIRSWSFGEVKKPETINYRTFKPERDGLFCARIFGPVKDYECLCGKYKRLKHRGVICEKCGVEVTQSKVRRERMGHIELSSPTAHIWFLKSLPSRIGLLLDMPLRDIERVLYFESYVVIESGMTNLEKRQILTEEQYLDALEEFGNEFHATMGAEAIQHLLKNINLTKECENLRTELNDTNSETKRKKLTKRIKLLESFIQSHNKPEWIILTVLPVLPPDLRPLVPLDGGRFATSDLNDLYRRVINRNNRLKRLLDLAAPDIIVRNEKRMLQEAIDALLDNGRRGRAITGSNKRPLKSLADMIKGKQGRFRQNLLGKRVDYSGRSVITVGPCLHLHQCGLPKKMALELFKPFIYGKLEVRGLANTIKSAKKMVEREEAIVWDILDEVIREHPVLLNRAPTLHRLGIQAFEPVLIEGKAIQLHPLVCAAYNADFDGDQMAVHVPLTLEAQLEARALMMSTNNILSPANGEPIIVPSQDVVLGLYYMTREKVNGKGEGMILNDSNEAEKVYRLGIAELHSLVKVRITEYKKNEDNSFSPTKKIINTTIGRAILWMIVPKGLPYNIVNQTLGKKDISKMLNTCYRILGLKPTVSFADQIMYTGFAYAARSGASVGIDDMVIPEKKSNIIHEAEIEVAEIQEQFQSGLVTAGERYNKVIDIWAAANERVAKAMMENLSTESVLNKKGKIQKQISFNSIFMMADSGARGSAAQIRQLAGMRGLMAKPDGSIIETPITANFREGLNVLQYFISTHGARKGLADTALKTANSGYLTRRLVDVAQDLVVTKNDCGTHEGILMTPLIEGGDVKEPLRERVLGRVTAEKILIPNTKKILIERNTLLNEQWCDLLEKNSIDTVKVRSVVNCETNFGVCSYCYGRDLARGNLVNKGEAIGVIAAQSIGEPGTQLTMRTFHIGGAASRAATESSIQIKNKGIINLNNAKSVTNSAGKIVITSRNVELNIIDNFRRTKETYKVPYGAIMAKGHGEEVNAGETVAKWDPHTIPVITEVNGFIQFIDMVDGQSITRQADELTGLSSIVVLDTAERMAIGKDLRPSLKIVDKNGNDVLISGTEMPAQYFLPGKAIVQINDGVQISSGDTLARVPQESGGTKDITGGLPRVADLFEARRPKELAILAEISGIISFGKETKGKRRLVITPVDGSNAYEEMIPKWRQLNVFEGERVERGDVISDGPESPHDILRLRGVQAVTKYIVNEVQEVYRLQGVKINDKHIEVIIRQMLRKATIIKSGNSEFLDGEQVEFSRIKISNRILNKNKKKSATFSRDLLGITKASLATESFISAASFQETTRVLTESAIAGKKDELRGLKENVIVGRLIPAGTGYAYHKERLNRRHKNNNQIIKNKNNHSSSQLSAEEASASLSELLNSTLVKNDDI from the coding sequence GTGAAAGATTTACTAAAATTTTTAAAAGCCCAAACTAAAACTGAAGATTTTGATGCTATTAAAATTTCGTTGGCATCACCTGATATGATTAGATCTTGGTCATTTGGCGAAGTTAAAAAACCAGAAACGATTAATTATCGCACATTTAAACCTGAAAGAGATGGACTATTTTGTGCTCGTATTTTTGGTCCAGTAAAAGATTATGAATGTTTATGTGGAAAATACAAAAGACTAAAACATCGAGGAGTAATTTGCGAAAAATGCGGCGTTGAAGTGACACAAAGTAAAGTAAGACGTGAAAGAATGGGTCATATAGAACTATCGTCTCCTACTGCTCATATTTGGTTTTTAAAGTCCTTACCATCACGTATAGGTTTATTATTAGATATGCCTTTAAGAGATATTGAAAGAGTACTGTATTTTGAATCATATGTGGTTATTGAATCAGGAATGACAAATCTTGAAAAACGTCAAATTTTAACTGAAGAGCAATACTTAGATGCACTAGAAGAATTCGGAAACGAATTTCATGCCACAATGGGCGCAGAAGCAATTCAACATTTATTAAAAAATATTAATTTAACAAAAGAATGTGAAAATTTAAGAACAGAACTCAACGATACTAATTCCGAGACAAAAAGAAAAAAACTAACTAAAAGAATTAAATTATTAGAATCCTTTATACAATCTCATAATAAACCAGAATGGATCATCCTTACTGTTTTACCAGTACTACCACCAGATTTACGTCCATTAGTTCCACTAGATGGAGGAAGGTTTGCAACATCTGATTTAAACGATCTATATCGTCGAGTAATTAACCGAAATAACCGATTAAAAAGATTATTGGACTTAGCTGCACCTGATATTATTGTTAGAAATGAAAAAAGAATGTTACAGGAAGCAATAGATGCTCTATTAGACAATGGTAGAAGAGGAAGGGCTATAACTGGATCTAATAAAAGACCTCTAAAATCACTAGCGGATATGATAAAAGGAAAACAAGGCCGATTTCGACAAAATCTTCTTGGAAAACGTGTAGATTACTCAGGAAGATCAGTAATTACTGTAGGACCTTGTCTTCATTTACATCAATGTGGTTTACCTAAAAAAATGGCATTAGAATTATTTAAACCCTTTATCTATGGAAAATTAGAAGTACGTGGATTAGCCAATACTATCAAATCTGCAAAAAAAATGGTTGAAAGAGAGGAGGCAATAGTATGGGATATTTTAGACGAAGTCATTCGAGAACATCCTGTTCTTCTTAATCGCGCGCCTACTTTACATAGATTGGGAATACAAGCCTTTGAACCGGTTTTAATAGAAGGAAAAGCTATTCAATTACATCCCTTAGTATGTGCAGCTTATAACGCTGATTTTGATGGAGATCAGATGGCTGTTCATGTTCCGTTGACTTTAGAAGCACAATTGGAAGCTAGAGCCTTAATGATGTCTACAAATAATATACTCTCTCCAGCTAATGGAGAACCAATTATCGTGCCTTCTCAAGATGTAGTATTAGGTTTATATTATATGACCCGCGAAAAAGTTAATGGAAAGGGAGAAGGAATGATTTTAAATGATTCTAATGAAGCAGAAAAAGTCTATCGACTAGGTATTGCAGAACTACACTCTTTAGTTAAAGTACGTATAACAGAATATAAAAAAAACGAAGACAACAGTTTTTCTCCTACAAAAAAAATAATAAATACCACTATAGGACGGGCTATTTTATGGATGATTGTGCCTAAAGGATTGCCATATAATATTGTAAATCAAACTTTAGGTAAAAAAGATATTTCTAAAATGTTGAATACTTGCTATCGTATTTTAGGTTTAAAACCTACTGTTTCTTTTGCCGATCAAATTATGTATACAGGTTTTGCTTATGCTGCAAGATCTGGAGCATCCGTTGGAATTGATGATATGGTTATACCCGAAAAAAAATCAAACATCATTCATGAAGCGGAAATTGAAGTAGCCGAAATACAAGAACAATTTCAATCTGGATTAGTTACAGCAGGGGAAAGATATAATAAGGTAATTGACATTTGGGCAGCTGCAAATGAAAGAGTAGCTAAAGCAATGATGGAAAACTTATCTACTGAATCTGTATTAAATAAAAAAGGAAAAATACAAAAACAAATTTCTTTCAATAGCATATTTATGATGGCTGATTCAGGGGCTCGTGGATCGGCAGCACAAATTCGTCAATTAGCTGGTATGAGAGGACTCATGGCAAAACCAGATGGATCAATTATTGAAACACCAATAACAGCTAATTTTAGAGAAGGTTTAAACGTGTTACAATATTTCATTTCAACACATGGAGCACGTAAGGGATTAGCTGATACAGCTTTAAAAACAGCTAATTCTGGTTATTTAACACGTCGTTTAGTAGATGTAGCTCAAGATTTAGTTGTTACAAAAAACGATTGTGGGACACATGAAGGAATTTTAATGACCCCTTTAATAGAGGGAGGAGATGTAAAAGAACCACTTCGTGAACGTGTTTTAGGAAGAGTTACAGCTGAAAAAATATTAATTCCCAACACAAAAAAAATTTTAATTGAAAGAAATACTCTATTAAATGAGCAATGGTGTGATCTTTTAGAAAAAAATTCTATAGATACTGTAAAAGTACGCTCAGTAGTAAATTGTGAAACTAATTTTGGTGTTTGTTCCTATTGTTATGGTCGTGATTTAGCGCGAGGTAACTTAGTTAATAAAGGAGAAGCAATAGGAGTAATAGCTGCTCAGTCGATAGGAGAACCGGGTACACAATTAACAATGAGAACTTTTCATATTGGTGGAGCAGCATCAAGAGCAGCTACAGAATCAAGTATTCAAATAAAAAACAAAGGTATTATTAATCTTAATAATGCAAAATCTGTAACTAATTCTGCAGGGAAAATAGTAATTACTTCAAGAAATGTAGAACTCAATATAATTGATAATTTCAGAAGAACCAAAGAAACCTATAAAGTCCCCTATGGTGCTATTATGGCTAAGGGACATGGCGAAGAGGTGAATGCAGGAGAAACAGTTGCAAAATGGGATCCACATACTATTCCTGTTATTACTGAAGTCAATGGTTTTATTCAGTTTATAGATATGGTAGATGGACAAAGTATTACAAGACAAGCAGATGAACTAACAGGGTTATCTTCCATAGTCGTATTAGATACAGCTGAAAGAATGGCAATTGGGAAAGATTTAAGACCATCATTAAAAATTGTTGATAAAAATGGAAATGATGTTCTTATTTCTGGTACAGAAATGCCAGCACAATATTTCTTACCTGGAAAAGCAATTGTGCAAATTAATGACGGAGTTCAAATTAGTTCTGGTGACACTCTAGCAAGAGTACCTCAAGAATCAGGAGGCACAAAAGATATTACTGGTGGATTACCAAGAGTTGCTGATTTATTTGAAGCTAGACGACCAAAAGAACTAGCAATTTTAGCTGAAATTAGTGGAATTATATCTTTTGGAAAAGAAACAAAAGGTAAAAGAAGATTAGTTATAACACCAGTAGATGGAAGTAATGCATACGAAGAAATGATTCCAAAATGGAGACAATTAAATGTTTTTGAAGGAGAAAGAGTAGAAAGAGGTGATGTTATATCAGATGGACCGGAATCACCACATGATATTCTGCGTTTAAGAGGAGTACAAGCAGTAACAAAATATATTGTAAATGAAGTACAGGAAGTATACCGTCTACAAGGTGTTAAAATTAACGATAAACATATAGAAGTCATTATCAGACAAATGCTAAGAAAAGCAACTATAATAAAATCGGGCAACTCAGAATTTTTAGACGGAGAGCAAGTAGAATTTTCTCGAATAAAAATCTCAAATCGTATTCTAAATAAAAATAAAAAAAAATCAGCTACTTTTTCCAGAGATTTATTAGGCATAACTAAAGCTTCTCTTGCAACCGAGTCTTTTATATCTGCTGCTTCATTTCAAGAAACAACGCGAGTATTAACAGAATCAGCAATAGCAGGAAAAAAAGATGAATTACGAGGATTAAAAGAAAATGTCATCGTAGGTCGTTTAATACCTGCAGGTACAGGATATGCATATCATAAAGAACGTTTAAATCGTCGTCATAAAAACAACAATCAAATTATAAAAAATAAAAATAATCATTCTTCTTCACAATTAAGTGCAGAAGAAGCATCTGCAAGTTTGTCAGAATTATTAAATTCTACTCTTGTAAAAAATGATGATATATAA